Genomic segment of Molothrus aeneus isolate 106 chromosome 3, BPBGC_Maene_1.0, whole genome shotgun sequence:
ccttttctcctgattttctctttcagcagACACGTTGGAGGCAATTTTCCAACATGAATCTGGTAGCAGATCTTCTCTGCTTGTTGGCTTGCCTTACTGTGGTGACTTGTGACCGGGTCTATGTCCACcctttcagtttgttttctttcaatgaGAGTGACTGTGACAAGCTGGAAAAGTTGGTTCAGGAGGGAAAGACTATTGTCCCTGTCTCCATTGAGTCCCAAACCACACCCGAATATGAAGGTGGCATGAATGACAACAAGTTGGAAGCCCCAAGCCTCAGCACCTGGGGGGAGAAGGAACGGAGCTACCTGAGTGACCTGGTGTATGTCCTGGGCATGCGATTTTACAGCACACTGCAGAAAGCACGGAGGGGCCAAAATGTGCTCCTGTCCCCAACTAGCCTCTACAGCTCCTTGGTGTCATTCTACCTGGGGGCCTCAAACCAGACAGCACTTGATTTGCAGGGTTTGCTGGGATTTGTCCCCCCGTCTGGAAACCCTGACTGCACTTCCACAGCAGTCGGAAGCAATTTCCTTTCCAGCCTGAGGATGATCGAGAGGCTTGTGAAGAGCGGGGACGAGGAGCTGCTCTTTTCCAAGACACTGAGCTTGTTCAGTGCCCCTGgcatagccctcttccagctgtTCATGGAGCACTTGCTCCCCAGTGCTGATGCATTCTACGCCCGAGCTGTTGACTTTGCCAATCCAGGCGAGGCAGTGAAACAAATCAGCGCCTTTGTGGAGGCCAAAAGCGAGGGCCAGAGCAAGGCCTTGCTGGCAGACATGGACCCATCCACCCAGCTGCTGTTTGCCATGGACATCCGCCTGGCAGGTACGAGGCAGCACTGCTCCTCTTGGGAACAGGCTTGGGGAAGGACAGGCAGCAAccctgctcctgggaaggaACAAGGCCAGGCCTGGCCagtggggaaagggaagggctCAGATGAAAGGCTGGACCTCTGCTCCCCACCACTGTGCCAGGAATCCTGTCTGCCATGAGCCAGCAAGGGTGACGGGGAGTCAGGAGGAGTCAGATGGCCTTCAAGAAATCTTCCATGTCCAGGAAAAGTGTGGAAAGGTGCATAAGAAAGACTTGCGCAGCATTTCTTGCTGCAAAGGAGCTGAAAGTCATGAGGGGCCTCCAGCAAGATTGATAAGGGTGTAGTTTTAAAGAAAGCCAAAGGAGCTGAGGGATGCAGGGCAGAGGTATAGATACAAAAAAGGCTAAAAAATACAATGGACATGACTCCTCTAGTGGCTATTAAACACAGAAGTCTGTAGGCAACATCTGGCTCAGGAAGCAACTGAACATTGCCAGTTATGGAAGCAGGGCACTTACACAAACCTAGAATGAGGCAATCCCTTCATTGCCAAGGgtcattctgtgctgctgtcccagaaATCCCCCTGCACTACaactgagccttctcttctgaGTGTAGCTGCTTTCCTAGATCCTCCTGACTGAATGCAGTATCAAAGGCTGCACACTTCAGACGGCTTGCCTACTTGGGAATGTATTTCAGAGCACTTGCAGTGAGCCTCAAGCTCCTGAGTGGGGCTCTACTGCTAAAGGTGGAGTTGTGGTGCTCAGGAAACGTTTTTGTGCCTCCATCTTCCCACCTCAAAACTGGATGTCaggttttctttgcctttcatGGGTGCTGTCATTCTCTCAGTGAGCTGTGGGCATCAACTTTCTCTTCATTGTAAGATCTGGCATAGATATGATACTACTAAAGTAATTGTGTTACACACTTGGGCATGGTgataaaagcagtttttctttagtagaacaattttttcctcttctgtattGGAAACTTGTAATTTGTATAAGCTTAGAAACACATGTTCAAGGGTTTGCCTCACTGGGTCAGCTCTACTACCTTCTCTCTCAGAAGGTGCATTTTAAATGTTACAGTCCCCACACATGGGATGGACAAAATTGGCTCAAGAACAAATGAATTACACAAACAATTACCTTCTAATAAACACAGAAGATGACTTCAGCGTTTGGTTTGCCATTTGGTTGTGAAGGGGCACCCATGACAGCTGATGCTGTCATGCTCCATGTCTGTCCCTAtagctgcagaaaggaaaaagtacattttttttctctgaaacatGTTACAAAAGCTCTGAGATGTTATTAGCAGCCATAGCACTGATAAAGTGACAGAAATACATACAAAACAACAGCTAAATGTTCCTGTGGTCTCAAGTGCTGTTCACTTGCACACAGTTTTCTTCACATTTGTAGACTTGCTGCCAAGCAGGGCCTGCCATTTAGAATTCAGTGCAGAACATCAGGTGCAAGTTTCACTGTGGGCAGTAGTTTCTTTAGTGCTGAACAGGATTatctgccctgctgggcacagcattGATCTGTGGCAGTGAGAAGATAACATGTTGAAATGCAAAGCTGCACAGAAGTAGTGCAAGGTGAGAGCAAGGCCCTTCATAGTTGTGAGCTGggaaagaaatttattttaaggtCTAGTAAGTATTCAAGTATGTCCTTTTTAACCTCCTTAGCTCAAGCAACACTTCAGTGCTGTGCTTACAACCTTCCCCATTGCTTTGGTTTGTAAGATGGTGGAGGGTGAGACGTCAGGGAGAGCTTGTGCTGCCTTCCCTCTCCTGAGCCCACCTGGCTGCCTGAGAGTGCTCCTGCAGCAAGGGCTGGCTTTGATGAATGTGCTTCCAAACATGCCATCACTGCACTTGAGGGACAGAGAGGAAACCAAGCTGACCCTCTGCACAGGCCCGTGAGCCCCGGGGGATCATGTGGCAGCCTGGGAGGAAGCAGGCAGCCAAGCAAGCAGAGACACTTTCCTGTCCCCAGGAAAGGCCACAAAGCCAACAGAAACACAGCAGCTTTAGTCACAGTCCCGATGGTCATGGCCCCTGTGCTTGATGCCACCAGAAGGCAGATTAAAAGGGGGAGACATATGATTACAGTAGCTAAATGTGATTTTATACATGCAGTCCTTCTCTGAGGCACAGTGTGTTCTTAAAAAGACCAGCTaaggggcagaggggaggagggaaggaagagaaaaatcaatttatctTTTCTTGATCTGTTTTTCAGCAAATGTTAAGCAAGCTTTCCCGCTCAAAGAGCCTCAGGAGTTCTGGGTGGATTCAGACACAAAGGTTTTGGTCCCTATGCTGTCCATCACGGGGACATTCAAGTACCAAACCGATGCCAGTGGCACTTTTTCCATGGTGGAGGTTCCCATCAGCCGGACGgcgctgctggtgctgctgcagcccatcgGTGGCAGCGACCTGGAGCACCTGCAGtcccagctgagctggcagtcctcagcctggctccagcgCCTGTCCCCAAGGTAGGGAAGGGCTGTGCACCCTCCCATGGAAGGGATGGATGGCATGGGGTGAGCCACACGGGCCTGCCCCTCACCTGGGGTCAGGTCCTGCCAGGGAGGCTGTACTGCTGTGCACAAAGAGAAacccctgcacagccaggggctCACTTCAAAGGAGCTCCACTTTGGTGGGATCAGCTTTTTATCTGGGGGTatttcaaggaaacaaacatCCCACCCATGAAGTGGGATGATCTGGGGTTTAGCAGCAGACCCTGGGTGAAATCTGGGTGAGTTCACACTTGGAAACAGTAAGAGGCACCCACTGTGTTTGTGCCCACACACACAGCACTTGTTGCAGTTGTTTTCACATGCCCATGCCTCAGGACTGCCCAACCACTATGCTCTCACAGTGAACAATCACTCActtgcctctctctctctccctctctctgcagagaaattaaattaaagctgCCAGCATTAACACTAGAAGACAGCTCTGATCTACAGGAGCTTCTTGCAGATATGGAactgcctgcactgctggggaagggggcaGACTTCAGTAAGATAAGCAATGCCAGTCTAACAGTTGGAAAGGTACAGTACATATcactggcattaaaaaaaaaaagcttcctgCACAGTTTCAGCCTCCTAAACTGAATAAAGATAACTAGAACTAAGCAGTCAGAGCCTTGTAGGGGACATGCTTAGTAGGGGACTGAGTATCACATACAATGTTATGTTTTTGATTTAGTAGGAGAATAATGCTGATAACACATGAGTTTTAGTTGTTGGCAAGTCATGGGAGGAATGagtgagcagctcagctgctggctggggttaaaccatgacacaaGGGTAACAGCATGACAGCCAAGCCCAAGTGTAAAAGCAGTTATACAGCTTTTGCACGTTATGGACAAGCACTCCAACTTCTCTTTTAAGCATCTATGGAGTACAATGTGCTTCACCATTTACTCAGACTCTCATTTGTCCCATCATGATTGTGCTCTGATGACTCCAGTTACTCATATGTTTTTCCTTACAGGTAATAAATAAAGCCTTTTTCAAACTGGCCAGTGATGGAACAGAGCAGCCAGAAGACCCTGCAGCACAGAAGGAAGATGGGGTGTACCTGGATGTAACACTGAATAAGCCAttcctttttgctgtttttgaAAAGCAGTCAAGGGCAATGCTTTTTCTTGGCAGAGTAGTAAACCCTCTGCATGAGGATTAAATGCAAACACAGAGGATAAGAAAAGAGTGGAATGATGCACATTTCCCATCACCTTTTTCTTATTCATCAGATATTTTTGTGATGTTGTTGAGTGCTCTACTTAGCTTTGAGATGAAGCAGTCAGTGttcaaaatacagctttttgAAAGCTAACACCTTGCAACATTTCATCCTCATTATCTATTTCATGTGAGGTGACTCACATCCTTCCTCCAGCTTCCATTTTATTCTTTGTATCTCTTTTGCTCCTAGTTCCCTTTTTGGATGCAGTGGGGCAGGGCAGTGTTTCAATGCAAAGCATCAACTTGAAAAAATAGATAAGCAGCTTTTACTatagtatttttatttactatGGAAAAGGACCTCTTCAttctttaaaaagcttttttaattgTACAGTCAGTCTTGCAAGAGAGACTCCCTTTTACATTACACTGAAGATTTTACAATTATCCACAGGGATTTCTAGCTTCATCAGCAATATTTCCCTCTAAAATGCTGCcaacagcacaggcaggctTCACTTGTCCCACTGAGACaagatttttctgctttggaagcAAAAACATGCTTAGAGGAAGTTTCTTCTTTCTGCAGCCCAGATGGATATGTTCACTTCTAACTCTATGGAAATGCTAAAAATAGGGTTTGGTAGTATTAATGAACTGTGATGGATAAATTCTCAGAGCCTGACAGAAttatctctgatttttttaggaaaaagatCCCAAAAGGTCTACTTTTGCAGCACAGTTCCATTTACTGGATTACTTTATAACCTGTGAGGCATTTCTTACAGCCTTGTAGCAAAGAAGGACATTACTGGTTAGCGTCCAATTCTGTAAACTTTAACATATCCAAACCAtatgttctttaaaaatagcattaatGGCAATAATATATATTAGTATAAATAGTGGACGTGGTGCTGCTACttgtgaataaaattatttcagcagtCCAGTCCAACTCTTAACAGAGTCATAAAAATTTGCAACATTAAAGTGGAACAAGAGATTATTAGACGACTCTTTGAAGTGAGGAACTGGGAGACAAACCTTGGTACTAAGGAAAGCCTGGAACAAGGATTTCCACCTCTCATCTCTAGGTTTATTGTTAGCACTAATGGCACttaaaaataactgcaaatCTCTTTGGCAGATCATGCAAGACATATCCTACAGTGCACAGCAGCTCATTACCATCCACAGTGGCCCAAATGTGTATCTAATCTAAATGCACTAATGCCAGCAGCTTGGTGTCAGTGATGTGGATATGTGACACATCCCTGTAGCttcatggaaaataaataaaataaccccCAGGAATGCTAGGATACAGCATCCATGTATTTATCCATTTATACTGTATGGACTCCAGATGCTCTAACATCTAAATACTGTACTTGTGTTATATacagaagtaattaagtatGAACATGCAGAGGTAGAAAGATGCAAATAAACTCACTTCCAAGTTTCTTTGCCACAGTTcagttgggcttttttttcatAAACGAGTTCTGGCTTATTTTGTCCATAAATAACTTCTGGGTACACTGACAAAGTTAAGGGGTAAATGCCTTTATTCACAGGTGGGGGCCATATGCTCTGGAACTCCATATCCCTCTTCAGTGGTTacaggcagaaaaacaaaacaaacccatcAAACACActgttcagaaaagaaatgttgtgGTGGAGAGCACCTCTCCACTGACATCGTGgagatgaaaaggaagaagaaaagggcAGAGACAAGGAACTAAAAGTAAACTGACTAGAATAAGGACTGCAAAGAGAGAAGTGCTGGAGCAAATGCTACAATACCAACAAGATAAGCTATCTGTACAGGTACTCATTCTGCTACATATTCCAATGGTAAAAAACaaccaactaaaaaaaaaaaccacccatgTCCAATTCCCAACTTACTCTCTGCTTCCCCAACTATGTACACTCTCCTGGGACTTGTTTCTGATATCAATTTTACTTGTAAAATTTCATGGCATTTTTTACTCTTCACTCTCCTCCAATTGTACCAAATTCCTCTGTCAGGCACACCATGATGGCACATTCCCAGCATCCTAGACACTACTCACATACTGAGATCCCAAATGCAATTTACAGCCTAATAATCTAGTGAATGAAGCACCTGAACTCAGGCTCTAAAAGTGGGAGATTTGGACAAAGAGAACAAAGGCAATGATGAGCTCTTTAGGTTTCAACAGACAGCACAGTTTATCCCTGAGCATAGCAGAAAATTTACGGACAGCATAAAAACCACAACTTTTAAGAAATTTATGCACTTTGCTTCCTCATCCCTCCTGGTTTTACCTAGAAAATACAATGGTTGATGGAAAAAAGATAGTAAATATTCCTTGAGTGGTCCAGCCAAATACACATAGTGCTAGTTATCTTTAGACAATGAGGTTAGAACTGTCTGGTCCACTTCTGGTATAACATACCAAGTTGAGAACCCAGTTACCATTTTAGAGGAAGACATACCACCGCTCTTTCTCTCCTCAATATTGTACAAAACCTCTTCCAGCTAAATTCCTTCCAAGATTAGAAAGGCATAGCAAGTTTTCTAAAGGTTCTagaatggaagaagaaaaaggcacaaaatcAAAACTGCATTACTGTCATGAAGTGCAATTCAAAAATTACTTAAGGAATAGAAGAAATAGGATTAGTAGCAGAAGACATCTCCATTGGAGCACTTACATGGTAGATCATCTCCTCAATGATCCACAGTGTTTGAAATGCTAAAATTCAGTTTACCAAAGTTAATTCACACCTTTCTATCAATGGGTGTATCACACAAATTCTTAACTGATGTATTATTCCACTGAAAGAAAATTCAATCCTATTCAagtgaacaaaaataaaagatgggGAACTGACACAGAACCAGTGATACATTTAAAGCAATCATAGGACCATTCAGCAATTTTGATTTGCTATACAATGTTATTTCCTGCCCTGAAATTAAAGCTGATCTTCAGTGGAAAAGAACAGAATTCAGCCTAAATCCTCAGAAAGTTGATGAAGACAAGTAGGAAGCATTGTTATTACAGGAAGATGTGGAAAATCACTTGCAACTCAAGTGTAAGTTATCTCTCTGTGCCTTTTTGCTTTGGTACACAGACTATAtccttttcccctgctttgaAGGATACAAACAAAACTGTTCTATTTTCAATCACTAGTCTGTACAGGTCTCAGAATCTGATGCTTTGGTGACAGCTGTGGTAGAAATTTAATTGTATAGAGATGCAGTCCTGCTGAAGTGAGCAGTTGCACAGTGCATTTACAATCCTACAATCTTAGTATCAGGCTACAATTTACACTTCCATTTTATCATAAGAAAACATTATTGCTGAAAACAACAGTAGCTAGAACTAGGATGACGTTTTTACTCCTGACTCTTAAGAAAATTAAGAGGTGTGGGGAGAACATGCTTTCTGTGTTCATCTATTAGAAGCCTAGAAAAATATAATAGGTACACAAACTCCTTGTACATAAGCACTAAGAGTTACATCCACTCAGCAGTGTGTGCCTAAGGCTGAGGATTTCCACAGGCCTGAAAGAGACAAACAGATCTGTCATCTGACAAGTTGGTTCACTTTGCTGTCTCTCTTTTCAGCAATAAACTTGGATGCTCCCTTGATTGTGTATGTGCCATGAACGGAGAGATGCTAAGCAAATTAGAAAAGCCAAATCCTGCTCTCCATTACTCAATATTGAACACAAGCACCACCATGTAATTTTAAGCAGCAGGGCTTTCTTCACTGCCTCTCTTCAAAAAATCAGTATTAGAAAAGTCCTAACAGCCACCTTTCCTAATTGCTTCAAAAGCACCATGATATCATGGTTGTGTCTTCTCAACTAAAATGTGATCAGTTTCCAACAGTGAGGAATGAAAGCCCTCAAGCTGTGAAAGGTTTGCTCACTACAGTTTCACTTCACCCAACAGCCATGTGCTACACACCTCCTATCTCTAAGTACTTGGAAAATTTGCATAATCTGGGCATTAAGTCCCAAGCTCTCTAAATACTTTAGGAAGAAAcaggtatttttaattaataatccGGAACTAGAATTCCAGTGTTAAATTTTcacaaggtaaaaaaaaaagaaggaaaaaaaaaatcagaaaaacaaaacgCAAACAAAACCAGGGCATTTTTGACTTTAAAGCCCTAAATTCAACTCCTACTGtgcccagactgtgcctgcCCTTCACATGTGAATGAGAAGCATCAATAGGCAGATCTCTCTAGGTTCAAGAAAGCTCTTTGTTAATTCTTCTACCATTTTAAACCCTAGCAACACTTTCAAATTTCCTGCTAAATAAAGATGCACCTTGCACTGATGTAACTAGGTTGGAAGTTACAAAAATTCTACATGTAGGCAGGTAAATTCTAATAGATAATATAATACAAATAAGAAATACGCCAGCCTTGAAAAAATTCTAGCTTAGTGAATTAAGTTTGAATTTGAAGGAAAACAGGTAGTCTGAATGTAATAACATTTAAGTAAGATACTTgtagcaaaaattatttttaaaatttaaattactttatgAGTTTTTGTCATGCAGCCCTTCACACCAACATGGTctgtgaaaaaaaccacatcagttaaataaaaacattcaaaacccaaacaagaGCTAACCACATCCCATGATGAAGGAGCAAAGCAGCAATGAGAAATAGCAGGATCCTGTTCCTGAGAGTActttgtccagctctgcctAAGGTTAGAGCCATGCCTAGGGTCAGGGTTCCGAAAATGACCAAGCCCAGAGCTCCaagcacactgcagctgcaaaaggcatgCCAAGGGGAACACAGaactgccacaacatggcttcCTCCACAGCTTTCTCCTTTGAACCAGCCTTAGACCAAGGTCTGCgctcccaggagagctggaataACATTTGGAAGTTTTTGACATCCTGTAAAGAGTTAAAGCACACAGCTGCCCGTCTcaagcactgccaaggccacagACAGAACTTGCCATAAGATAAGCCACCACAGCAGGAACTGGAGATAAGCACAGAATGGAGGAATTTGTGACAGGAAGGTGCTGATTCCAGACCTGTCACTGGTGAGATCTGGTTAGCACATCCTGGTTAATTCATCCAGACAAAAATTCTCTGGCAAACTGTGGGAGAGAAAGCAAGTGCTCATATCACTGTTCAAAATCACCCTAAGTTATGGGACAGATGGAGTCTGTGACCACCAACAACCCTGATGTGCCCCCAGACTCATTTCTGGGGCTTCCCACCAGAGGGACTGCACATGATTCACAGTGATAACAATAACAGTGTAGAACTCCCCCTCAGGGGAGGTACCAGGGCATTCCCACCTGAATCAAACATGTATGAACCCTCTTTGTTTCATGGACTTCCCCCATCCCTGATGGATCATGACTGTGACCATTACTTTGACCAACGAACATCTGAAATGGCAACAATCAAGTCTTGTTGTTGGATCCATGGATGGTGATGTCTTTCATATCTACTATGTACtcatatattttctctttctttcttttccttatatattttcttaaatgaTATCTTTTATATTAAATGATTTACTTATATATTAAATGATATTACTTTCATATTGTTCTGTTTCTATAGACAATTACCAAAACAGCTACatacctttccttctttccttcattGCAACCAAACTGctctaaaataaacaaataaaccagatagatagatagatacagatatatatatatatatatatttatagatacaTAAACTCTGGTCACTCAGTGTCCTTTCACTCTGATCAAGGGTTCAGTTAACAAGAACCTCAGTTACTTTGCCTCTGGAGTGGGTTGTAACACAGTCATCAATCAATACATTCGATTCAAACACATGGTACATCAAACGTTAGGAAGACAATTTATTACATATAATTTTCAACATAAAAC
This window contains:
- the AGT gene encoding angiotensinogen isoform X1 translates to MFQAVCLSLLCMLYKPGLRTTFGLHYSEGKTRAASDLLPQEKTACTQTRWRQFSNMNLVADLLCLLACLTVVTCDRVYVHPFSLFSFNESDCDKLEKLVQEGKTIVPVSIESQTTPEYEGGMNDNKLEAPSLSTWGEKERSYLSDLVYVLGMRFYSTLQKARRGQNVLLSPTSLYSSLVSFYLGASNQTALDLQGLLGFVPPSGNPDCTSTAVGSNFLSSLRMIERLVKSGDEELLFSKTLSLFSAPGIALFQLFMEHLLPSADAFYARAVDFANPGEAVKQISAFVEAKSEGQSKALLADMDPSTQLLFAMDIRLAANVKQAFPLKEPQEFWVDSDTKVLVPMLSITGTFKYQTDASGTFSMVEVPISRTALLVLLQPIGGSDLEHLQSQLSWQSSAWLQRLSPREIKLKLPALTLEDSSDLQELLADMELPALLGKGADFSKISNASLTVGKVINKAFFKLASDGTEQPEDPAAQKEDGVYLDVTLNKPFLFAVFEKQSRAMLFLGRVVNPLHED
- the AGT gene encoding angiotensinogen isoform X2, which produces MFQAVCLSLLCMLYKPGLRTTFGLHYSEGKTRAASDLLPQEKTACTTRWRQFSNMNLVADLLCLLACLTVVTCDRVYVHPFSLFSFNESDCDKLEKLVQEGKTIVPVSIESQTTPEYEGGMNDNKLEAPSLSTWGEKERSYLSDLVYVLGMRFYSTLQKARRGQNVLLSPTSLYSSLVSFYLGASNQTALDLQGLLGFVPPSGNPDCTSTAVGSNFLSSLRMIERLVKSGDEELLFSKTLSLFSAPGIALFQLFMEHLLPSADAFYARAVDFANPGEAVKQISAFVEAKSEGQSKALLADMDPSTQLLFAMDIRLAANVKQAFPLKEPQEFWVDSDTKVLVPMLSITGTFKYQTDASGTFSMVEVPISRTALLVLLQPIGGSDLEHLQSQLSWQSSAWLQRLSPREIKLKLPALTLEDSSDLQELLADMELPALLGKGADFSKISNASLTVGKVINKAFFKLASDGTEQPEDPAAQKEDGVYLDVTLNKPFLFAVFEKQSRAMLFLGRVVNPLHED
- the AGT gene encoding angiotensinogen isoform X3, whose product is MNLVADLLCLLACLTVVTCDRVYVHPFSLFSFNESDCDKLEKLVQEGKTIVPVSIESQTTPEYEGGMNDNKLEAPSLSTWGEKERSYLSDLVYVLGMRFYSTLQKARRGQNVLLSPTSLYSSLVSFYLGASNQTALDLQGLLGFVPPSGNPDCTSTAVGSNFLSSLRMIERLVKSGDEELLFSKTLSLFSAPGIALFQLFMEHLLPSADAFYARAVDFANPGEAVKQISAFVEAKSEGQSKALLADMDPSTQLLFAMDIRLAANVKQAFPLKEPQEFWVDSDTKVLVPMLSITGTFKYQTDASGTFSMVEVPISRTALLVLLQPIGGSDLEHLQSQLSWQSSAWLQRLSPREIKLKLPALTLEDSSDLQELLADMELPALLGKGADFSKISNASLTVGKVINKAFFKLASDGTEQPEDPAAQKEDGVYLDVTLNKPFLFAVFEKQSRAMLFLGRVVNPLHED